The Candidatus Gracilibacteria bacterium genome window below encodes:
- the trpS gene encoding tryptophan--tRNA ligase has translation MKRMITGIKPTGAFPHIGNLLGAMLPLRDNASKYDTALFIPDLHALTTIKDGKTLKENTRNALISYLAVLGPDTKVTIFRQSDIVGIPKLAWILSCFTPYSLMMRAHTFKDAENKKEDLNMGTFNYPILMAADILGYDIDVVPVGKDQLQHLEMARDIARYVNHHFKAEIFIEPKPIIDDAVATIIGTDGRKMSKSYNNTISMFESSADLKKKIATIPTDDKKLEDVKNPDTCNVFAMIKMFGTHDEIETIRAKYLAGGYGYGHAKQELHTILDRFIAPYREAYEVLNGLSDEELFEPVRRGSIVMEKRLEEVMERLAGYIGV, from the coding sequence ATGAAACGAATGATTACGGGTATCAAGCCCACAGGCGCCTTTCCACATATCGGCAATCTCCTCGGAGCGATGCTCCCACTGCGAGATAATGCGAGCAAATATGATACAGCTCTTTTTATTCCCGATTTACACGCCTTGACGACGATAAAAGACGGAAAAACGCTCAAAGAAAATACTCGCAATGCGCTGATTTCGTACCTTGCTGTTCTCGGCCCTGATACCAAAGTCACGATTTTCCGACAATCGGATATCGTCGGTATCCCAAAACTTGCATGGATTCTCTCATGTTTTACACCGTATTCATTGATGATGAGGGCGCATACCTTCAAGGATGCAGAGAATAAAAAAGAAGATCTCAATATGGGCACTTTCAACTACCCAATCCTCATGGCAGCCGATATTCTCGGGTATGATATCGATGTCGTGCCAGTGGGAAAAGACCAGCTTCAACACCTCGAGATGGCTCGTGATATTGCTCGCTACGTGAATCACCATTTCAAAGCAGAGATATTTATCGAACCAAAACCGATTATTGATGATGCCGTGGCGACGATTATTGGTACCGATGGTCGCAAGATGAGCAAGTCCTACAACAATACCATCAGTATGTTTGAGAGTTCAGCAGATTTGAAGAAAAAGATTGCTACGATTCCGACAGATGATAAAAAATTGGAAGATGTAAAAAATCCTGATACCTGCAATGTGTTTGCGATGATAAAAATGTTCGGAACGCATGATGAAATTGAGACGATTCGAGCAAAATATCTCGCAGGGGGCTACGGTTACTGACATGCAAAACAAGAACTTCATACGATTCTCGACCGATTTATCGCTCCATACAGAGAGGCATATGAAGTATTGAATTGACTCTCAGATGAAGAACTTTTTGAGCCAGTACGACGAGGAAGTATCGTGATGGAAAAACGACTCGAGGAAGTGATGGAACGGTTAGCGGGGTATATCGGCGTATAA
- a CDS encoding PPK2 family polyphosphate kinase: MSKPHLDINDFRVKPGQRVHLKKIKTDHTGKWFEELAMKKLEENRARIIELQDTLYAEHKQSLLVVLQAMDAAGKDSTIKMVTQGINPQGCGVVSFKTPNSAELSHDFLWRIHQEAPRKGKIKIFNRSHYEDIIIAKVHDLVPKDQLKKRYRHINNFESLLIDDNVKIVKIMLHISPEYQLERFKHRLQKPEKAWKFNASDLEERKYWDEYMEAFEKALENCSTEEAPWYIVPGEKKWFRYLVVSEIILNALEEMNPQLPKLDFDPSMLMNPEFLK; this comes from the coding sequence ATGAGCAAACCGCATCTCGATATTAATGATTTCCGTGTAAAACCAGGACAAAGAGTCCATCTCAAAAAAATAAAGACAGACCATACAGGAAAATGGTTCGAAGAGCTCGCTATGAAAAAGCTCGAGGAAAATAGAGCAAGAATTATCGAACTCCAGGATACACTGTATGCAGAACATAAACAGTCACTCCTTGTCGTCCTCCAAGCTATGGATGCTGCCGGGAAAGATTCGACTATCAAGATGGTGACGCAAGGTATCAATCCTCAGGGATGTGGTGTCGTATCATTTAAAACACCAAATTCTGCGGAACTTTCTCACGATTTCCTCTGGAGAATCCATCAAGAAGCTCCAAGAAAAGGGAAAATCAAAATATTTAATCGCTCACATTACGAAGACATCATTATTGCCAAAGTCCATGATCTTGTACCAAAAGATCAACTCAAGAAACGCTACAGACATATCAACAATTTCGAGTCCCTCCTGATCGATGACAATGTCAAAATAGTGAAGATTATGCTGCATATATCTCCAGAATACCAGCTTGAGCGCTTTAAACATCGACTCCAAAAACCTGAAAAGGCATGGAAATTTAATGCTTCAGACCTGGAAGAACGCAAGTATTGGGATGAGTATATGGAGGCCTTTGAAAAAGCCCTTGAGAATTGTAGCACAGAAGAAGCGCCTTGGTATATCGTCCCTGGAGAGAAAAAATGGTTCCGCTATCTCGTCGTCAGTGAGATTATTTTAAATGC